The genomic window GTACCCCTCCGCGCGGAGGGCCCGCACGAGCCGATCGGTCTCGGGCATGGCCTGCGCGCGATAGTTCTGGTGCAGCTTGTCTTCGGTCGCCGCCATCAACAGCTCGGGACTCTGCGTCATCGCCGCGATCAGCAGAGCCGAACGCGAGACGTTGAACACCGCATCCTCGCGCGGCACCTGCAGGGGCTGCAGGCTCCGCGCCACCGCGGTCGACATGGTGAAGCTCGGGACGAAGACCAGCGGAGAGACGCCGCGGTGGACGATGAGCTGCTTGTGCTGGGGGCCGGCGGCATCCATCCACGCGATGGTGAGTCCGCCGAACAGGCCGGGCGCGACGTTGTCGGGGTGGCCCTCCATCTCGGTGGCCAACCGCAGCAGATCGACGTCGCTCAAAGCGACCTCTCCCTCGAGCAGCCCCTTCGCGGCCAGGATGCCGGCGACCACGGCGGCCCCGGACGACCCCATGCCGCGCCCGTGGGGGATCACGTTGTGCGCCGTCAGTCGCAGCCCCGGCAGGGAACGACCGACCGAGGCGTACGTGTGCGCCATCGCGCGCACCACGAGGTGCGAGGCGTCGCGGGGGACGTCCGCCGTCCCCTCCCCCTCGACCTGGATCTCGAGCCGGTCGCCGTCGAGCTGCTCGACGACGAGCTCGTCGTAGACGCTCAGCGCGAGGCCGAGGGTGTCGAAGCCGGGCCCGAGGTTCGCGCTGGTGGCGGGAACGCGGACGGCGACCCGACGACCGGGGCCTGAGCTCACGCGGTCACCGGCTGCAGGTCGAGCACGGAGGCGACCTCCGAGGTGGCGGCGTCGACGACCGTGGGCGACACGTCGGTGCCGTCGGCACGGCGCAGGGCCCACTGGGGGTCCTTGAGACCGTGGCCGGTGACGGTGAGGACGACCTTCGCGCCGGCGGGCACGACGCCCGACTCGGCGCGCTCGAGCAGACCCGCGACGCTGATGGCCGAGGCGGGCTCGACGAAGATGCCCACCTCGCCGGCGAGGATCTTCTGCGCCTCGAGGATGCCGGCGTCGTCGATCGCGCCGAAGTAGCCGTCGGTGGCGTCACGGGCCTCGAGAGCCAGCTCCCACGACGCGGGGTTGCCGATGCGGATCGCGCTCGCGATGGTCTCGGGCTGCTTGACGACCTCGCCGCGCACGAGGGGGGCGGAACCGGCGGCCTGGAAGCCGAACATGCGAGGCACGCGCGTGGCGACGCCGCGGGCGGCCTCTTCGCGGTAGCCGCGCGAGTACGCCGTGTAGTTGCCCGCGTTGCCGACGGGGATGAAGTGGAAGTCGGGGGCGTCGCCCAGAACCTCGACGACCTCGTAGGCGGCGGTCTTCTGCCCCTCGATGCGGTCGGGGTTCACCGAGTTGACCAGGTGCACCGGGTAGTGGTCGGCGAGCTCGCGCGCGATCTCGAGACAGTCGTCGAAGTTGCCGCGGATCTGGATGAGTCGGCCGTTGTGCGCCACGGCCTGGCTGAGCTTGCCCATCGCGATCTTGCCCTCGGGTACGAGGACCGCGGCGGTGATGCCCGCGTGGGCGGCGTAGGCCGCGGCCGAGGCCGAGGTGTTGCCGGTCGAGGCGCAGATGACGGCCTTCGCGCCGTGCTCGACGGCGCGCGAGAGGGCCACGGTCATGCCGCGATCCTTGAAGGAGCCCGTCGGGTTCATGCCCTCGTACTTCACCCAGACGTCGGCGCCGGTGCGACGCGACAGCGCGGGTGCGGGCAGCAGCGGCGTGCCGCCCTCGCCCAGGGTGACGACGGTGGAGGCGTCGGTGACACCCAGACGGTCGGCGTATTCGCGGAGGACTCCGCCCCAGAGGTGTGCCATGTCAGTTCCCTTCCACACGCAGCACGGAGACCACGCGCTCGACGACGCCGCTCGCGGCGAGACGCTCGACGGTCTCGCTCAAATCCTGCTCGCGGGCCTTGTGTGTTCCGATGACCAGGCGGGCGGATCCCGCTCCGGTCGCTGAGCCTGCCGCGGATGCCGAGTCGTCGGCATCCGGAGTCTGCTCGATGACGGTCTGCTCGACGGTCGCGATCGACACGCGCCCCTCGCTGAGGATGCCCGCGACGGTGGCGAGGACTCCCGGTTGGTCGTCGACCTCGAGCGTGATCTGGTAGCGCGTGATGACGTGACCGATCGGCACGGCGGGGAGGTTCGCGCGCGTCGACTCGCCGACGCCCACTCCCCCGGCGATGTGGCGGCGCGCGGCCGAGACGACGTCGCCGAGCACGGCCGACGCGGTCTGCACCCCGCCGGCGCCGGCGCCGTAGAACATCAGGTCGCCCGCGGCCTCGGCCTGGACGAAGACGGCGTTGTTCGCGCCGTGGACGCTCGCCAGCGGGTGGGTGCGCTCGACGAGGGCCGGGTACACGCGCACCGAGATCGACTCGGTGCCGCCGTCCTCGGCGGCGAGCCGCTCGCACACGGCGAGAAGCTTGATGACGTACCCCGCGTGCCGCGCCGATTCGATCATCGCGGCATCGACCGAGGTGATGCCCTCGCGGTGGACGGCATCGAGGGGAACCGTCGTGTGGAACGCGAGGCTCGCGAGGATCGCGGCCTTCTGCGCGGCGTCGTAGCCCTCGACGTCGGCGGTGGGGTCGGCCTCGGCGTAGCCGAGCGCCTGCGCCTGGGCGAGCACGTCGTCGAAGTCGGCGCCCTCGGTGTCCATGCGGTCGAGGATGTAGTTCGTCGTGCCGTTGACGATGCCCATGATGCGCACGACGCGGTCACCGGCGAGCGAGTCGCGCAGCGGCCGGATGATGGGGATCGCACCGGCGGCGGCGGCCTCGTAGTACACCTCGGCGCCCACCTGGTCGGCGGCCTCGAAGACCTCGGAGCCGTGCGTGGCCAGCAGCGCCTTGTTGGCGGTGACGACGTCGGCGCCCGAGGCGATCGCGTGCAGCACCTGCGTGCGGGCGGGTTCGATGCCGCCCATGAGCTCGATGACGATGTCGCTGCCGACGATGAGGGTGTCGGCGTCGGTGGTGAACAGCTCGCGCGGCAGGTCGACGTCGCGCTTGGCGTCGAGGTCGCGCACGGCGATGCCGGCGAGTTCGAGCTTCGCGCCCGCGCGGTCGGCGAGCTCGTCGCCGTGCTTGAGCAGCAGGTCGGCGACCTGCGAGCCGACGGCGCCGGCGCCGAGGAGCGCCACGCGGAGCGTGCGGTAGTCGGTCATTCGGTGTCTCCGTGGGGTGTAGCGGAAGGAGCGGATGCCGGGATCCCGGCGTCGCGCGCGAGGAGGTCGTCGATGCTCTCGCCGCGGACGATCACGCGGGCCTGTCCGTCGCGCACGGCGACGACCGGGGGGCGCGGCGTGTAGTTGTAGTTGCTCGCGAGCGAGAAGCAGTAGGCGCCGGTGGCGGGAACGGCCAGCAGGTCACCGGGGGTGACGTCGGCGGGGAGGTACTCGGCATCCACCACGATGTCTCCCGACTCGCAGTGCCGGCCGACGACGCGCGCGAGGGCCGGGGTCGCGGAGCTCGTGCGCGAGACCAGCCGCGCCGAGAAGTCGGCGCCGTAGAGGGCGGGCCGGGCGTTGTCGCTCATGCCGCCGTCGACGCTGACGTAGGCGCGGTCGAGGTCTTCGCCGGCGGTGACCGTCTTGACCGTGCCCACCTCGTAGAGGGTGACGCCGGCCTGGCCGACGATGACGCGACCGGGCTCGGTGGCGACGTCGGGCATCGGGATGCCGCGCACCGCGCACTCGTCGGCGATGGCGTCGACGATGCCGTCGGCGATCTCTTCGATGGGCTTGGGGTCGTCGACCGCGGTGTACGAGATGCCGAAGCCGCCGCCGACGTTGAGCAGGGGGATCTCTCCCCCGGCGAGCAGGTCGGCGTGCAGGTCGACCAGGCGCGCCGCCGACTCGCGGAAGCCGGAGGAGTCGAAGATCTGCGAGCCGATGTGGGCGTGCAGACCAACGAAGCGCAGGCTCGACAGCTCGCGGATGCGAGCCACGGCCTCGGCCGCCCCCTCGAGCGAGAAACCGAACTTCTGGTCTTCGTGGGCGGTGGCGAGGAACGCGTGGGTCTCGGCGTGCACGCCGGTGCGCACGCGCACGAGCACCGACTGCACGGCGCCGCGGCGCTCGGCGATGGCGGCGAGACGCTCGATCTCGATGGGACTGTCGACGACGACCGAGCCGATGCCCACCTCGACGGCGCGCTCGAGCTCGGACACGTTCTTGTTGTTGCCGTGGAAGCCCAGGCGTGCCGGGTCGGCACCCGCGGCGAGCGCGACCTCGAGCTCACCGCGCGTGCAGACGTCGACGGCGAGTCCCTCGTCGACGACCCAGCGCACGACCTCGGTCGAGAGGAACGCCTTGCCGGCGTAGTAGACGCGGGCCCGGATGCCGTGGCGCGCGGCTGCGGCGTCGAAGGCGGCGCGCGCACGGCGGGCGTGGTCGCGCACCTCGTTCTCATCGAGCACGTACAGGGGGGTGCCGAAGCGGTCGCGCAGGTCGAAGACCGAAACGCCGCCGACCTCGACGGAGCCGTCCGCGACACGATGCGCGGACGAGGGCCAGACGGAGGCGACGAGCTCGTTCGCTTCGGCCGGGGCGGTGAGCCAGGCGGGCACGAGCGCGGAGTGCGAGGCGGACACAGGGGGACCAATCGGGTTTTGCGGCGACGCGACGGCCGCGGATCACGGCTCCCACCCGCGCGGAGAGTCACGCGGCGGGCAGTCCTTGCAGTCTAGGGCACGTCGTATGCCGCCCCTTTCCCACGTCGCTCGGGGCGGACGACCCACCTCGCGTCGATCAGCCGCAGGTGCCGTCGCTCTGCAGCGCCGGATCGTTCAGGATGCCACCGGCCACATCGAACGTCGCGACGAGGTCCTGTCCCTGCACGGTGGCCGAGGTGAGGGTCAGCCCCTTCGGCAGGCGGTCGGCGATGCACAGGCTCCGCTCCGCGAGGAGGGAATCGGCGATGCCGCCGAACTGGCCGCGCAGCGTGTCGGCGTCGATCGCGTTGCCGCCCACCTGGAACGACGACGGGGTCAACGTCAGGTCGCCCGCGGCCGCGCCCGGGGTCACTCCGACGCCCACGGGGATCGCGATGCCGAAGAGCGAGAGCGAGGTGTCGAGCTTGACGTCGGGGGCGGAGACGGTGATCGTGCTCGCCGGGAAGTCGGGGACCTCGGCCAGCAGGGCCTTCAGCTGGTCCTGGTCGAGGCGGACCGACGCGACGCCGCCGTCGGCCGCCCCGCCGCCCGAGACGGGCACTCCACGCAAGTCGACGCGGACGTCACCGGTGATGGGCCCGAGGGTCACATCGTTCGACGAGACGGCGACCTCGTCGAGGCGTCCGCCGATGAGCTGCGGCAGCACGAGACCGGCGACCGACACGTCGACGTTCTGATCGTCGGGGAGACCGACGTTCTTCACGACGAGCGAACGGACCGTGCTCGTCACCACGGAGCGCGCGATGAACTCGGCGGCGACGGCGGCCACGGCGAGCAGCACCACGGCCACCACCAGCACCGCGATCCAGCGGCCCGTCCGGCGACGGGGAGCCGTGGCATCCGTCATGCTCTACATCCGCTCCGGAGCGCTGACGCCGAGCAGGTCGAGGCCGTTGCGCAGCACCTGCCCGGTGGCGTCGTTGAGCCACAAACGCGTGCGGTGCACGGGTTCGACCGGGGCGTCGCCGAGCGGGATGA from Microbacterium testaceum includes these protein-coding regions:
- the thrC gene encoding threonine synthase — protein: MAHLWGGVLREYADRLGVTDASTVVTLGEGGTPLLPAPALSRRTGADVWVKYEGMNPTGSFKDRGMTVALSRAVEHGAKAVICASTGNTSASAAAYAAHAGITAAVLVPEGKIAMGKLSQAVAHNGRLIQIRGNFDDCLEIARELADHYPVHLVNSVNPDRIEGQKTAAYEVVEVLGDAPDFHFIPVGNAGNYTAYSRGYREEAARGVATRVPRMFGFQAAGSAPLVRGEVVKQPETIASAIRIGNPASWELALEARDATDGYFGAIDDAGILEAQKILAGEVGIFVEPASAISVAGLLERAESGVVPAGAKVVLTVTGHGLKDPQWALRRADGTDVSPTVVDAATSEVASVLDLQPVTA
- the thrB gene encoding homoserine kinase; amino-acid sequence: MSSGPGRRVAVRVPATSANLGPGFDTLGLALSVYDELVVEQLDGDRLEIQVEGEGTADVPRDASHLVVRAMAHTYASVGRSLPGLRLTAHNVIPHGRGMGSSGAAVVAGILAAKGLLEGEVALSDVDLLRLATEMEGHPDNVAPGLFGGLTIAWMDAAGPQHKQLIVHRGVSPLVFVPSFTMSTAVARSLQPLQVPREDAVFNVSRSALLIAAMTQSPELLMAATEDKLHQNYRAQAMPETDRLVRALRAEGYAAVVSGAGPSVLVLADGPGQRLEAADLMASVVDTPWQALMLAVDVKGGTVKNAEGSA
- a CDS encoding LmeA family phospholipid-binding protein, whose protein sequence is MTDATAPRRRTGRWIAVLVVAVVLLAVAAVAAEFIARSVVTSTVRSLVVKNVGLPDDQNVDVSVAGLVLPQLIGGRLDEVAVSSNDVTLGPITGDVRVDLRGVPVSGGGAADGGVASVRLDQDQLKALLAEVPDFPASTITVSAPDVKLDTSLSLFGIAIPVGVGVTPGAAAGDLTLTPSSFQVGGNAIDADTLRGQFGGIADSLLAERSLCIADRLPKGLTLTSATVQGQDLVATFDVAGGILNDPALQSDGTCG
- the lysA gene encoding diaminopimelate decarboxylase, with the translated sequence MSASHSALVPAWLTAPAEANELVASVWPSSAHRVADGSVEVGGVSVFDLRDRFGTPLYVLDENEVRDHARRARAAFDAAAARHGIRARVYYAGKAFLSTEVVRWVVDEGLAVDVCTRGELEVALAAGADPARLGFHGNNKNVSELERAVEVGIGSVVVDSPIEIERLAAIAERRGAVQSVLVRVRTGVHAETHAFLATAHEDQKFGFSLEGAAEAVARIRELSSLRFVGLHAHIGSQIFDSSGFRESAARLVDLHADLLAGGEIPLLNVGGGFGISYTAVDDPKPIEEIADGIVDAIADECAVRGIPMPDVATEPGRVIVGQAGVTLYEVGTVKTVTAGEDLDRAYVSVDGGMSDNARPALYGADFSARLVSRTSSATPALARVVGRHCESGDIVVDAEYLPADVTPGDLLAVPATGAYCFSLASNYNYTPRPPVVAVRDGQARVIVRGESIDDLLARDAGIPASAPSATPHGDTE
- a CDS encoding homoserine dehydrogenase; protein product: MTDYRTLRVALLGAGAVGSQVADLLLKHGDELADRAGAKLELAGIAVRDLDAKRDVDLPRELFTTDADTLIVGSDIVIELMGGIEPARTQVLHAIASGADVVTANKALLATHGSEVFEAADQVGAEVYYEAAAAGAIPIIRPLRDSLAGDRVVRIMGIVNGTTNYILDRMDTEGADFDDVLAQAQALGYAEADPTADVEGYDAAQKAAILASLAFHTTVPLDAVHREGITSVDAAMIESARHAGYVIKLLAVCERLAAEDGGTESISVRVYPALVERTHPLASVHGANNAVFVQAEAAGDLMFYGAGAGGVQTASAVLGDVVSAARRHIAGGVGVGESTRANLPAVPIGHVITRYQITLEVDDQPGVLATVAGILSEGRVSIATVEQTVIEQTPDADDSASAAGSATGAGSARLVIGTHKAREQDLSETVERLAASGVVERVVSVLRVEGN